The proteins below are encoded in one region of Pongo pygmaeus isolate AG05252 chromosome 20, NHGRI_mPonPyg2-v2.0_pri, whole genome shotgun sequence:
- the C20H19orf12 gene encoding protein C19orf12 homolog isoform X3, which translates to MTSGQFKPVPQILMELPPTEQQRLFNEAAAIIRHLEWTDAVQLTALVMGSEALQQQLLAMLVNYVTKELRAEIQYDD; encoded by the coding sequence ATGACAAGTGGACAGTTTAAGCCGGTTCCTCAGATCCTAATGGAGCTGCCCCCTACTGAGCAACAGAGGCTCTTTAACGAAGCCGCAGCCATCATCAGGCACCTGGAGTGGACGGACGCTGTGCAGCTGACCGCCCTGGTCATGGGCAGCGAGGCcctgcagcagcagctgctggccaTGCTGGTGAACTACGTCACCAAGGAGCTGCGGGCCGAGATCCAGTATGATGACTAG
- the C20H19orf12 gene encoding protein C19orf12 homolog isoform X1, with amino-acid sequence MSPKFLVSWPRNQGRRHSRGPATMTIMVEDIMKLLCSLSGERKMKAAVKHSGKGALVTGAVAFVGGLVGGPPGLAVGGAVGGLLGAWMTSGQFKPVPQILMELPPTEQQRLFNEAAAIIRHLEWTDAVQLTALVMGSEALQQQLLAMLVNYVTKELRAEIQYDD; translated from the exons ATGTCACCGAAGTTCTTGGTCTCATGGCCAAGGAATCAAGGACGCAGACACTCCAGAGG GCCCGCCACGATGACCATCATGGTGGAGGACATCATGAAGCTGCTGTGCTCCCTTTCTGGGGAGAGGAAGATGAAGGCAGCTGTCAAGCACTCTGGGAAGGGTGCCCTGGTCACAGGGGCCGTCGCCTTCGTTGGGGGTTTGGTGGGCGGCCCACCGGGACTCGCCGTTG GGGGGGCTGTCGGGGGGCTGTTAGGTGCCTGGATGACAAGTGGACAGTTTAAGCCGGTTCCTCAGATCCTAATGGAGCTGCCCCCTACTGAGCAACAGAGGCTCTTTAACGAAGCCGCAGCCATCATCAGGCACCTGGAGTGGACGGACGCTGTGCAGCTGACCGCCCTGGTCATGGGCAGCGAGGCcctgcagcagcagctgctggccaTGCTGGTGAACTACGTCACCAAGGAGCTGCGGGCCGAGATCCAGTATGATGACTAG
- the C20H19orf12 gene encoding protein C19orf12 homolog isoform X2 — protein MTIMVEDIMKLLCSLSGERKMKAAVKHSGKGALVTGAVAFVGGLVGGPPGLAVGGAVGGLLGAWMTSGQFKPVPQILMELPPTEQQRLFNEAAAIIRHLEWTDAVQLTALVMGSEALQQQLLAMLVNYVTKELRAEIQYDD, from the exons ATGACCATCATGGTGGAGGACATCATGAAGCTGCTGTGCTCCCTTTCTGGGGAGAGGAAGATGAAGGCAGCTGTCAAGCACTCTGGGAAGGGTGCCCTGGTCACAGGGGCCGTCGCCTTCGTTGGGGGTTTGGTGGGCGGCCCACCGGGACTCGCCGTTG GGGGGGCTGTCGGGGGGCTGTTAGGTGCCTGGATGACAAGTGGACAGTTTAAGCCGGTTCCTCAGATCCTAATGGAGCTGCCCCCTACTGAGCAACAGAGGCTCTTTAACGAAGCCGCAGCCATCATCAGGCACCTGGAGTGGACGGACGCTGTGCAGCTGACCGCCCTGGTCATGGGCAGCGAGGCcctgcagcagcagctgctggccaTGCTGGTGAACTACGTCACCAAGGAGCTGCGGGCCGAGATCCAGTATGATGACTAG